The Aggregatilinea lenta genome includes a region encoding these proteins:
- a CDS encoding FAD-dependent oxidoreductase, with translation MNDTQTDILIVGAGMGGTAAALAALRLGRRVILTEETDWIGGQLTAQIVPPDENPWIDTHHTGCTASYRLLRDGIRDVYRRAYPMLPEVKARPFLNPGSGNVSPLCHEPRLSVAVLNEMIAPYLSNGRLTLWLRTIPVGAETDGDTVRAVTLESLDTGEQIAVAAPYIIDATELGDLLELANVEHVMGAESQAETGEPHALEGDADPMDQQSHSWCFALSYYPGEDHTIDKPEDYDFWRGYKADFWPDRMLSWTTSDPETLAPIVRPIFAGPTDAPSGTDLWHYRRIAYRKFYPAGFHRSDIVVVNWPQLDYWLGPLVGVSEEEKQKNLRGARQLSLSLMYWMQTEAPTEDGGQGYPGLCMRGDVTDTPDGLAKYPYIRESRRIKAEFTVLEQHVGVEARGDLKGAEQFSDTVGIGSYRIDLHPSYRRNYLDVTNWPHQIPLGALIPQRVENLLPGNKNLGVTHITNGCYRLHPVEWTIGEAAGALAAHCLNTGLVPRQVRNTPQHLADFQALLVNQLGFVLEWPEELRLTPRVKFDPIGI, from the coding sequence ATGAACGACACGCAGACAGACATCTTGATCGTCGGCGCAGGCATGGGCGGGACCGCCGCCGCGCTGGCAGCCCTCCGCCTGGGACGCCGGGTGATTTTGACCGAGGAAACGGACTGGATCGGGGGCCAGCTCACGGCGCAGATCGTGCCGCCCGACGAAAACCCGTGGATCGACACGCACCACACCGGCTGTACGGCCAGCTACCGCCTCCTGCGCGACGGCATCCGCGACGTGTACCGCCGCGCTTACCCGATGCTGCCGGAGGTCAAAGCGCGCCCGTTCCTGAACCCCGGCAGCGGCAACGTTAGCCCGCTGTGCCACGAGCCGCGCCTCAGCGTCGCCGTGCTGAACGAAATGATCGCACCCTACCTGTCCAATGGACGGCTCACGCTGTGGCTGCGCACGATCCCGGTCGGCGCGGAGACGGACGGCGACACCGTCCGCGCCGTCACGCTCGAATCGCTCGACACCGGCGAGCAGATCGCCGTGGCCGCGCCGTATATCATCGACGCGACCGAGTTGGGCGATCTGCTGGAGCTGGCGAACGTCGAGCACGTCATGGGCGCGGAGAGCCAGGCCGAGACCGGCGAGCCGCACGCCCTGGAGGGCGACGCCGATCCCATGGACCAGCAGTCGCACTCGTGGTGCTTCGCGCTGTCCTATTATCCCGGCGAGGATCACACCATCGACAAGCCGGAGGATTACGACTTCTGGCGGGGGTACAAGGCCGACTTCTGGCCGGACCGCATGTTAAGCTGGACGACGTCCGATCCCGAAACGCTCGCGCCCATCGTGCGCCCGATCTTCGCCGGTCCCACAGACGCGCCCTCCGGCACAGATCTGTGGCATTACCGCCGCATCGCCTACCGCAAGTTCTACCCGGCGGGTTTCCACCGCAGCGACATCGTGGTGGTCAACTGGCCGCAGCTCGACTACTGGCTGGGGCCGCTGGTGGGCGTCTCGGAGGAAGAAAAGCAGAAGAATCTGCGTGGCGCGCGCCAGCTCAGCCTGTCGCTGATGTACTGGATGCAGACCGAAGCGCCCACCGAGGACGGCGGGCAGGGCTATCCCGGCCTGTGTATGCGCGGCGACGTGACGGATACGCCGGACGGGCTGGCGAAATACCCCTACATCCGCGAGAGCCGCCGCATCAAGGCGGAGTTCACCGTACTGGAACAGCACGTCGGCGTCGAGGCACGCGGCGACCTGAAAGGCGCGGAGCAGTTCTCCGACACGGTTGGCATCGGCAGCTACCGCATCGACCTGCATCCCAGCTACCGGCGCAACTACCTGGACGTCACCAATTGGCCGCACCAAATTCCCTTGGGTGCGCTCATCCCGCAGCGCGTCGAAAACCTGCTGCCGGGCAATAAGAACCTGGGCGTGACGCACATCACCAACGGCTGCTACCGCCTGCACCCGGTCGAGTGGACCATCGGCGAGGCGGCGGGCGCACTGGCCGCGCACTGCCTGAACACGGGCCTCGTGCCGCGTCAGGTGCGCAACACGCCGCAGCACCTCGCGGACTTCCAGGCGCTGCTGGTAAATCAGCTTGGCTTCGTGCTGGAATGGCCGGAAGAACTACGCCTGACGCCGCGCGTCAAGTTCGACCCGATCGGGATCTAG
- a CDS encoding LacI family DNA-binding transcriptional regulator — protein MPRRHQRPTMKDVARLAGVSVQTVSVAVNNKETISEETRERVLAAIEEVGYRPYAVARSLRTGATQTIALVVSDITNPFFASMANTVEDHAHASGYSLLLYNTHSDLEREKNYIRMATQRWIDGLLFVSTKDEMHGLETLQEANIPVVAIDRIPNNYDGPSVVLNNLKTGRMVAEHLIELGHVNFAHISGPMDLLLSRERLDGFQEIIRQHGLPSAISVCGDDSWSAESGYQAMRALLQAQPRPTAVFAGNDRMAIGAMRAIIEAGLRIPDDISVVGIDDIELSSYQIIPLTTVRQSLVDVATTGIKILLDILAGQEPEQSQVVCEPKLVVRNSTGRPAASA, from the coding sequence ATGCCACGGAGACATCAGCGTCCCACGATGAAAGACGTCGCCCGGTTGGCCGGAGTTTCGGTCCAGACCGTATCGGTGGCGGTCAACAACAAAGAAACGATCTCGGAAGAAACGCGCGAGCGCGTTCTGGCCGCGATTGAAGAAGTCGGCTACCGCCCTTACGCCGTCGCGCGCAGCCTGCGCACCGGAGCGACGCAAACCATCGCGCTGGTCGTCTCCGACATCACGAATCCCTTCTTCGCCTCGATGGCGAACACGGTCGAAGATCACGCGCATGCCTCCGGCTACAGCCTGCTACTCTACAATACCCACAGCGACCTTGAGCGCGAAAAGAACTACATCCGCATGGCGACCCAGCGCTGGATCGACGGGCTGCTGTTCGTCTCGACCAAAGACGAGATGCATGGCCTGGAAACGCTGCAAGAGGCCAACATCCCGGTCGTCGCCATCGACCGTATCCCGAACAACTACGACGGCCCCTCGGTCGTGTTGAACAACCTCAAGACGGGCCGCATGGTGGCCGAGCACCTGATCGAGCTGGGGCACGTGAACTTCGCGCACATCAGCGGCCCGATGGACCTGCTGCTCTCGCGCGAGCGTCTGGATGGCTTTCAGGAGATCATCCGGCAGCACGGCCTGCCCTCCGCGATCTCCGTGTGCGGCGACGACAGTTGGAGCGCCGAATCGGGCTATCAGGCGATGCGCGCACTGCTCCAGGCGCAGCCCCGCCCCACCGCCGTATTCGCGGGCAACGACCGCATGGCGATCGGTGCGATGCGCGCCATCATCGAAGCGGGCCTGCGCATTCCGGACGACATCTCGGTGGTCGGCATCGACGACATCGAACTGTCCAGTTACCAGATCATTCCGCTGACCACCGTGCGTCAAAGTCTGGTGGACGTAGCGACGACCGGCATCAAGATTTTGTTGGACATTCTGGCGGGCCAGGAGCCTGAACAGTCGCAGGTCGTGTGCGAGCCGAAGCTCGTGGTGCGCAACTCGACCGGCAGACCGGCAGCGTCCGCATAA
- a CDS encoding carbohydrate ABC transporter permease, producing MVTSSFKTYSEIFAYPPTLLPTTWHFENYEHVFDLQPFVQQYWNSFYIATLVTLGTLCFSSLAGYAFARINFPGSSLLFLLLLSAIMMPSEVTIIPLFHYIQKLGLTNSHFPLIILPMFAGPGITAVFMTRQYFLGLPVELEDAAFLDGLTRWGIYWRIALPLARPILVAVGILTFLASWNLFLEPLVLISDQAKFTLPLALRGYTDPYGQPLWGEQLAATTLSVIPILAIYVFAQRQVVESFAFSGTKG from the coding sequence ATGGTCACCAGCTCGTTCAAGACCTATTCCGAGATCTTCGCCTACCCGCCGACGCTGCTGCCGACCACGTGGCATTTCGAGAACTACGAGCACGTCTTCGACCTGCAACCGTTCGTGCAGCAGTACTGGAACAGCTTCTATATCGCCACCCTGGTCACGCTGGGCACACTGTGTTTCTCGTCGCTGGCCGGGTACGCCTTCGCGCGCATCAACTTCCCCGGCAGTAGCCTGCTGTTCCTGCTGCTGCTGAGCGCGATCATGATGCCATCCGAGGTCACGATCATCCCGCTGTTCCACTACATCCAGAAGCTGGGCCTCACCAACTCACACTTTCCCCTGATCATCCTGCCGATGTTCGCCGGGCCGGGCATCACGGCGGTGTTCATGACGCGCCAGTATTTTCTAGGGCTGCCGGTTGAACTGGAAGACGCCGCTTTTCTGGACGGCCTGACGCGCTGGGGCATCTACTGGCGCATCGCGCTGCCGCTGGCGCGTCCGATCCTGGTGGCGGTGGGCATCCTGACCTTTCTGGCAAGCTGGAACCTGTTCCTGGAGCCGCTGGTGCTGATCAGCGATCAGGCCAAGTTCACGCTGCCGCTGGCGCTGCGCGGTTATACCGATCCCTACGGGCAGCCACTGTGGGGCGAGCAGCTTGCCGCCACGACGCTGTCGGTGATTCCCATCCTGGCGATCTACGTCTTCGCGCAGCGCCAGGTGGTCGAAAGCTTTGCGTTCTCAGGCACTAAGGGTTAA
- a CDS encoding D-lyxose/D-mannose family sugar isomerase: MKRSELNHIIDQGLEFVEQMHFKLPMFAYWSPEDWQAKGPEFDEIKDNMLGWDVTDFGSGDFHSVGLLLFTLRNGNFNDSRYIKPYCERILIQEEGQILPSHTHYRKMEDIINRGGGNVMIELYGMNEDGSYSDQPITVTMDGQQVTVEPGGVVRLTPGQSITLVPGQYHKFWGEEGTGMTLLGEVSTVGDDRVDNRFYAATGRLPDVIEDEPPTHLLFGDYPNIDKLSGK; encoded by the coding sequence ATGAAACGCTCTGAGTTGAACCACATCATCGATCAGGGACTTGAGTTCGTCGAACAGATGCACTTCAAGCTGCCTATGTTCGCCTACTGGTCGCCGGAGGACTGGCAGGCCAAGGGGCCGGAATTCGACGAGATCAAAGACAACATGCTGGGCTGGGACGTCACCGACTTTGGCAGCGGCGACTTCCACAGCGTCGGCCTGCTGTTGTTCACCCTGCGCAACGGCAACTTCAACGATTCCAGGTACATCAAGCCGTACTGCGAGCGCATCCTGATCCAGGAAGAAGGCCAGATCCTGCCCTCGCACACCCACTACCGCAAGATGGAAGACATCATCAATCGCGGTGGCGGCAACGTCATGATCGAGCTGTACGGCATGAACGAAGACGGTTCTTACTCCGACCAGCCGATCACCGTGACGATGGACGGCCAGCAGGTCACCGTCGAACCGGGCGGCGTGGTGCGGCTCACGCCCGGCCAGAGCATCACACTGGTTCCGGGGCAGTATCACAAGTTCTGGGGCGAAGAAGGCACCGGTATGACGCTGCTCGGCGAAGTCTCGACCGTCGGCGACGACCGGGTGGACAACCGCTTCTACGCCGCCACAGGACGCCTACCGGACGTCATCGAAGACGAGCCTCCGACCCACCTTCTGTTCGGCGATTATCCGAACATCGACAAACTATCCGGCAAGTAA
- a CDS encoding substrate-binding domain-containing protein → MRKLNLFVFCLVLVAMSVGSVAAQGDTPFEKKDPFIVGYSVYDMQQPYWQEYARGVEEAATDAGAEFVLSDQKSSQETQVSGSLDLINQGISALVVSPVQPSALPASIDAAHEAKIPVIIGDVGAEGDYDAFVLSDNYEGGKLAAQYVVDQLSDVEGTKQVLVIELHPGSAVGEERAKGFADEIALHDDFEIVASLNGNDTVQGGYQVTQDTLSANPELAAIYATNDPEAIGAAQALKAAGLNGVDDVLLVGFNGDAPALELIEAGEMAATIRQDPYGQGRAAVEAAITLLDGGSIEYSDADSRSIYFPVDVVTADNVAEFMSGEATEEPAGESAFEKKDPFIVGYSVYDMQQPYWQEYARGVEEASADAGAEFVLSDQKSSQETQVSGSLDLINQGISALVVSPVQPSALPASIDAAHEAKIPVIIGDVGAEGDYDAFVLSDNYEGGKLAAQYVVDQLSDVEGTKQVLVIELHPGSAVGEERAKGFADEIALHDDFEIVASLNGNDTVQGGYQVTQDTLSANPELAAIYATNDPEAIGAAQALKAAGLNGVDDVLLVGFNGDAPALELIEAGEMAATIRQDPYGQGRAAVEAAITLLDGGSIEYSDADSRSIFFPVDVVTADNVADFMS, encoded by the coding sequence ATGCGTAAATTGAATTTGTTCGTGTTCTGCCTGGTTCTGGTCGCGATGAGCGTCGGCTCTGTGGCCGCACAGGGCGATACCCCCTTTGAGAAGAAAGATCCGTTCATCGTCGGTTACTCGGTGTACGACATGCAGCAGCCCTACTGGCAGGAATACGCGCGTGGCGTTGAAGAAGCCGCCACGGACGCCGGGGCCGAGTTCGTGCTGTCCGACCAGAAGAGCAGCCAGGAAACCCAGGTCTCCGGCAGCCTCGACCTGATCAACCAGGGCATCAGTGCGCTGGTGGTCTCCCCGGTGCAGCCCTCGGCGCTGCCCGCCTCGATCGACGCCGCCCACGAAGCCAAGATCCCCGTGATCATCGGCGACGTCGGTGCGGAAGGCGACTATGACGCGTTCGTGCTGTCCGACAACTACGAGGGCGGCAAGCTCGCGGCGCAGTACGTCGTGGATCAACTGAGCGACGTCGAAGGCACCAAGCAGGTCCTGGTCATCGAGCTGCACCCCGGCTCGGCGGTCGGTGAAGAGCGCGCCAAGGGCTTCGCGGACGAGATCGCGCTGCACGACGACTTCGAGATCGTCGCCTCGCTGAACGGCAACGACACGGTCCAGGGCGGCTATCAGGTCACCCAGGACACGCTCTCGGCTAACCCCGAACTCGCCGCCATCTACGCCACCAACGACCCCGAAGCCATCGGTGCCGCGCAGGCGCTCAAGGCTGCCGGGCTGAACGGCGTGGACGACGTGCTGCTGGTCGGCTTCAATGGGGACGCCCCCGCACTCGAGCTGATCGAAGCCGGTGAAATGGCCGCCACCATCCGCCAGGACCCCTACGGCCAGGGCCGTGCCGCCGTGGAAGCCGCCATCACCCTGCTTGACGGCGGTTCGATTGAGTACTCGGACGCGGACAGTCGCTCGATCTACTTCCCCGTCGATGTCGTGACGGCGGACAACGTCGCCGAATTCATGAGCGGCGAAGCGACCGAAGAACCGGCGGGTGAGTCGGCCTTCGAGAAGAAGGACCCGTTCATCGTCGGTTACTCGGTGTACGACATGCAGCAGCCCTACTGGCAGGAATACGCACGTGGCGTGGAAGAAGCCTCGGCGGACGCCGGTGCCGAATTCGTGCTGTCCGACCAGAAGAGCAGCCAGGAAACTCAGGTTTCCGGCAGCCTCGACCTGATCAACCAGGGCATCAGCGCGCTGGTGGTCTCCCCGGTGCAGCCCTCGGCGCTGCCCGCCTCGATCGACGCCGCCCACGAAGCCAAGATCCCCGTGATCATCGGCGACGTCGGTGCGGAAGGCGACTATGACGCGTTCGTGCTGTCCGACAACTACGAGGGCGGCAAGCTCGCGGCGCAGTACGTCGTGGATCAACTGAGTGACGTCGAAGGCACCAAGCAGGTCCTGGTCATCGAGCTGCACCCCGGTTCGGCGGTCGGTGAAGAACGCGCCAAGGGCTTCGCGGACGAGATCGCCCTGCACGACGACTTCGAGATCGTCGCCTCGCTGAACGGCAACGACACGGTCCAGGGCGGCTATCAGGTCACCCAGGACACGCTCTCGGCCAATCCTGAGCTGGCCGCGATCTACGCCACCAACGACCCCGAAGCCATCGGTGCCGCACAGGCGCTCAAGGCTGCCGGGCTGAACGGCGTGGACGACGTGCTGCTGGTCGGCTTCAACGGGGACGCCCCCGCGCTCGAGCTGATCGAAGCCGGTGAAATGGCCGCCACCATCCGCCAGGACCCCTACGGCCAGGGCCGTGCAGCCGTGGAAGCCGCCATCACCCTGCTCGACGGCGGTTCGATTGAGTACTCGGACGCGGACAGCCGCTCGATCTTCTTCCCCGTCGATGTCGTGACGGCGGATAACGTCGCGGACTTCATGTCCTAA